From Rutidosis leptorrhynchoides isolate AG116_Rl617_1_P2 chromosome 3, CSIRO_AGI_Rlap_v1, whole genome shotgun sequence, a single genomic window includes:
- the LOC139902543 gene encoding cytochrome P450 93A3-like, whose translation MGDFQTYFITFIMFTTFIWALFKFSRAISHLPPTAFSLSIIGHLHLLAPIPQQALYKISIRYGPIFRVILGSTPCIVACSPEIAEDFLKTHENAYLDRPGKVNKDDYMNHGSNEFIFVPYGPYWKFMRKILRSQLLNETTLDSLSLFRRDECNHFINLLSQYAKVGKAVHLGGELIKLTNNVLIIKNAYRQKMPERKRRG comes from the coding sequence ATGGGTGACTTCCAAACGTACTTCATCACCTTCATAATGTTCACCACCTTTATATGGGCACTATTTAAATTTTCTCGTGCTATATCTCATCTTCCACCGACAGCTTTCTCACTTTCGATCATCGGACATCTTCACCTCCTTGCTCCGATACCACAGCAAGCTTTATACAAGATTTCTATTCGCTATGGGCCCATTTTTCGTGTTATTTTGGGCTCTACGCCTTGTATTGTTGCATGTTCACCAGAAATTGCTGAAGATTtccttaaaacccatgaaaatgcaTATTTAGATCGACCAGGAAAAGTAAACAAGGATGATTATATGAATCATGGATCAAACGAGTTTATCTTTGTTCCTTATGGACCATATTGGAAGTTCATGAGGAAGATACTTAGGTCACAACTTCTAAATGAAACAACACTCGACTCACTTAGCTTATTTAGGCGTGACGAGTGTAatcattttataaacttgttatcTCAATATGCCAAAGTTGGGAAAGCGGTACATCTTGGTGGGGAGCTCATAAAGTTAACAAACAACGTGTTAATTATCAAGAATGCTTATAGGCAAAAGATGCCCGAACGAAAAAGGAGAGGATGa